The window GTAGCTGTCACGCTTTGATTAACGAACGTTTGCAATTGATTGTGCTTTGTCTGTAACAATAAATAACGGAGCTTAACCTTTGTTGGCTTTTTAGGAGGCATCGTCGCGTTCGTCAAGAATATTAATTTTGTGCGACGTTTGTCGTTTATCACGATTTCGTTGTCGAACAGACAGTGCTTGAAGCATGCAGCGTTGCTAGCGACAACGCTCATGCGCATAGAAAACAGGATAAACCTTGATGGACCAATAGAAGGTTTTGTACTATACTCTTTATATCCAATCATAAGCCACTACTTTCGCGCTCCCGCGAACAAGTCTGGACGGGTCGTCATTGTTAGCGGCAGTGCTCCCACGGATCGCTTACGGTTTGCTATTTTTCTCCTCCTGTTATCCAGCGCACGGCTCCAGGATGTTTGAAGCACGAATGAGTGACTCTTCAGTTATGAAGCGGCTGATGGAAGCCATCACAACTTTGATTGAGGATGGCTCATTTGATGTTTCTTCGAAAGGATTGAGCTTACAAGCTATGGATTCCTCTCACGTTGCTCTCGTCTCCATGTGTTTAAGAAATGAAGCCTTTGATCCATTCAGATGCGACCGAAATCTCTCTCTCGGAGTACAGTTTAAGCAGTGAGTGAAGCTGATGTAGTATTGCTTAgctattttgttatatttctatGTGTTGTGTGTAAAACCTCCAAACTCAACATTTCTTAATCACAACAAAAGATTTCGTTGTGTAATTCGTTTCACGATCATATTTGCGCTAATAAGTTCTGTCATTGTGTGCAGTCGGTGTTCTCATGATAATTGAGCCTCTAAAATAACAATTTGTATTTTGACGATCACTTAGTAGTAACCTTGTGTTCGTTAAGTTCAAACTGAGCCTTAGCATTTTTTTTCGCGTCAAATTATAAAGAAATCAACTTATGAAAGAGTTTTTGAGCCTATGGCGAGCAGTTTAGATTTTATGGCCATCCTAGTATGAAATAATGAATTGCTTTAGTATAAATAAGCTGCTGTATCAAACGTTCTATGGACGAATATCTTTTTTAGAATGTCAAAGATAATTAAATGTGCAGGAAATAATGATGTTATGACCATGAAAGCAGAAGATGATGGTGATGTTCTTAATCTAGTTTTTGAGTCATCAAATGGAGAAAGGTAAGTTATGAACAGTATTTATTTACGTATTGCATTTGTAACAACACTCGAACATGATTCATCAAGTTATTGATTAAGGATTTGGTTGTAATTTTATTGTGTAGGATGTCGGAGTTTGCCATGAAACTAACTGACATCGATAGCGAGCAAGTTGGGATCCCAGAAACAGAATACAGTGCAATCATAAAAATGCCCTCAAGTGAGTTTGCCAGAGTATGCCGTGACTTGAGCAACTTCGGAGAATCCGTGACCATTTGTGTTACTAAAGACGGACTGAAGTTCTCTGTTAAAGGAGATAGCAGCAATGGTGAGGTTTTACAGATTGACTTTAAATGATTTGTAGATGTTTGTTATCTtcagtaaaatatatacacatggTATATtacctcatatatatatatatatattatttcagCGAGCATGAAGTTCTCACAGACCGGATCAGgcgatgataataatgatgtgACGATTGACCTTAATGACCCTTGCACTCTGACCTTTGCTGTAAAATACCTAACTCACTTCTGCAAAGCGTCTTCCCTCTCTGAGCGTGTCACACTATCTTTGTCAAATGATAATCCCCTTGGTAAGTCTGCTATTTATTCTATGACAATAATATTCTACAATGGCAATAATACTTCTCTGGTATTTTCTGTAAGTGATAAAGTGTCTTATGTAGAATGTTGTATAGTTAATTGTTAGGCTATCTGATGGTTAAACTCTGAACTGGATAGGGATCATCTGTCTCACTAATTTTCTGTGTGACTGAATTTCACTTtacttattgtaataatctttcAATCTGGATATTGCTGGTGTAATTCAAATGTCCCCATTTATACTCATTTCCATCCTTTTCATAGTTGTTGAATATAAGATCGGAGATGGATTGGGACACATACGATACTACCTCGCACCTAAAATGATGGATGATGATTGAACAACTGTGGAATATCTCTGAACGGTTTCATATATTTCATGCTGTCAGATATTTTACACAAGCTGCCACTTTCTAAATGGATGTGAACCGctttacaattttattatttttattatgtaaatcTGTTGTTATGTACAGCTTTCATTCATTCATAATCGACAGCCATTGCAAACCCATCATTACATATAAAGACATTCAATAATAAAGAGTGCATATCAGGGTTTAGCTCGTATCAGACATTTTTTAACTGctacatttttgtaataaatatgcTGCTACCTCTGCTTTTGTGTGGAGCAACAGTGCCATCACTACGTATACCGTTGTataagataaaattttaaatggtAGACAGCCTCAGGTAAGGAATAGAATGGTAAAAGCCATAGCTATACAGCAGCATGCCACCCAAGGACTCTTCCTTTCTCCT of the Watersipora subatra chromosome 4, tzWatSuba1.1, whole genome shotgun sequence genome contains:
- the LOC137393126 gene encoding proliferating cell nuclear antigen-like, with product MFEARMSDSSVMKRLMEAITTLIEDGSFDVSSKGLSLQAMDSSHVALVSMCLRNEAFDPFRCDRNLSLGVQFKQMSKIIKCAGNNDVMTMKAEDDGDVLNLVFESSNGERMSEFAMKLTDIDSEQVGIPETEYSAIIKMPSSEFARVCRDLSNFGESVTICVTKDGLKFSVKGDSSNASMKFSQTGSGDDNNDVTIDLNDPCTLTFAVKYLTHFCKASSLSERVTLSLSNDNPLVVEYKIGDGLGHIRYYLAPKMMDDD